A part of Limibacillus halophilus genomic DNA contains:
- a CDS encoding TRAP transporter small permease produces the protein MASDPLDLSGHDNDYSATDGYLERLFEGLNKAFLVVGCLFMAVMMLHVSIDVALRFLFNSSVIGTLETVSFYHMVIAVFLPLGYVELKGEHIRVDLFVQFLPKPLQFALYLFACLLGLIYFGMLGYQSFLDAWRSTDRLETIMSNFLFYIWPSRWALPIGFAGICLAILANLVRALRLRRAL, from the coding sequence ATGGCCAGCGATCCACTGGACCTATCCGGTCACGACAACGACTACAGCGCCACTGACGGCTACCTTGAGCGCCTCTTCGAAGGGCTGAACAAGGCCTTCCTTGTCGTGGGCTGCCTGTTCATGGCGGTCATGATGCTGCACGTGAGCATCGACGTCGCGTTGCGTTTCTTATTCAACAGTTCCGTGATCGGCACGCTGGAAACCGTCTCCTTCTATCACATGGTGATCGCCGTTTTCCTGCCGCTGGGTTATGTCGAATTGAAGGGCGAACATATTCGCGTGGATCTCTTCGTGCAGTTCCTGCCCAAACCCCTGCAGTTCGCACTGTATCTCTTTGCCTGCCTGCTCGGGTTGATCTACTTCGGAATGCTTGGATACCAAAGTTTCCTCGATGCCTGGCGGTCTACAGATCGTCTGGAAACCATCATGTCCAACTTCCTTTTCTACATCTGGCCGAGCCGGTGGGCCTTGCCTATCGGTTTTGCAGGAATCTGCCTCGCCATTCTCGCAAACCTGGTGCGGGCGCTCCGTCTGCGCCGTGCACTTTAG
- a CDS encoding C4-dicarboxylate TRAP transporter substrate-binding protein, translating into MKKLTLMIADACAAISAALGGAPATAQTEFIANSFYSAEHPHSKYGYIEWAEMVKELSGGSLVPEVYTGTVLLAPRANLQGIRDNVVQVAHHAAVYTPSELPVANAVQELGFNYSDALVAIFAVTDFSVHNATQLQEWKDKGVVYLGSYATPPYILFCREPIRNLEEIKGKRIRTAGSTVSLWVEEVGGIPVNVPSSEMYTGLERGTLDCASNAGNDLIDRSLWEVAKYTTILPTGMYWSGPQWGYNPGFWASLKPADRRILMEATARAMARMNINYIKRADSALEEGKSKGNTIYQPEADLMASVESYREKALGLVYKTAEEKYGLTNGKEVIDDFRAVYAKWEKLIASVDRNDEDALTALALSEIYDTLDPATYGVQ; encoded by the coding sequence ATGAAGAAACTAACGCTTATGATTGCCGATGCTTGCGCGGCAATTTCCGCAGCCCTTGGCGGCGCACCCGCCACGGCGCAAACCGAGTTTATCGCCAATTCCTTTTATTCTGCCGAACACCCCCATTCCAAGTATGGCTACATCGAATGGGCGGAGATGGTAAAGGAGCTCTCCGGCGGATCGCTGGTGCCCGAGGTTTATACCGGTACGGTCCTGTTGGCGCCGCGCGCCAACCTTCAGGGCATCCGTGACAACGTTGTCCAGGTTGCCCACCACGCTGCGGTCTACACACCCTCCGAGCTTCCAGTTGCCAACGCGGTTCAGGAACTTGGGTTCAACTACTCTGACGCTCTGGTGGCGATTTTCGCCGTGACGGATTTCAGCGTACACAACGCCACGCAGCTCCAGGAGTGGAAGGACAAGGGCGTCGTCTACCTCGGCTCATACGCCACGCCTCCATACATTCTCTTCTGCCGGGAACCGATCCGTAATCTCGAAGAGATTAAGGGCAAGCGTATCCGCACTGCCGGTTCGACCGTGTCGTTGTGGGTTGAGGAAGTTGGCGGAATTCCCGTCAACGTACCCTCCAGCGAGATGTACACTGGCCTGGAGCGCGGCACGCTGGATTGTGCGTCCAATGCCGGCAACGACCTGATCGACCGGTCTTTGTGGGAAGTCGCCAAGTACACGACGATCCTACCCACTGGCATGTATTGGTCCGGCCCACAGTGGGGTTACAATCCGGGCTTCTGGGCAAGCCTGAAGCCGGCCGACCGCCGCATTCTTATGGAAGCCACCGCCCGCGCCATGGCCCGCATGAACATCAACTATATCAAGCGCGCCGATAGCGCCCTTGAAGAAGGCAAAAGCAAGGGCAACACGATCTATCAGCCCGAAGCCGATCTGATGGCCTCTGTTGAAAGCTACCGCGAGAAAGCTCTTGGGCTGGTCTACAAGACTGCCGAAGAGAAGTACGGCCTGACGAACGGGAAGGAAGTCATTGACGATTTCCGCGCCGTTTATGCGAAGTGGGAGAAGCTGATCGCCAGCGTCGACCGCAATGACGAAGATGCCCTGACCGCTCTGGCGCTCAGTGAAATCTACGACACGCTGGACCCAGCCACCTACGGCGTTCAGTAA
- a CDS encoding metal-dependent hydrolase family protein — protein MTTTIFTNANVLDTRAGTILPDHSVLVTDGKITEVSQTPLKADGAKVIDIKGRYLMPGLCDGHVHVTAITPDFPMLKRLSPFYVAARSGDLLRDMLMRGFTTVRDAGGADYGLSRAVDEDKLIGPRVLFCGHALSQTGGHGDMRGVGDHDLDQCFCCAGLGLVCDGIPEVRRAARDEIRKGATHIKIMASGGVSSPTDRIDSTQFALDEIDAIVEEATAANLHVMAHAYTARAINRLLSRGVRTIEHGNLMDEQSCEAFLKYGAFLTPTLATYNALASEGVEAGMAPELQMKVYDVLDAGARALEMAQNAGVRMIYGSDLLGSMQRHQLNEFNLRKDVVPAAELIRAATCTAAEAFLRDGEFGVVEQGARADLLVVESNPLEDVTVLTEPEKNLTAIMKEGKFYKNLLP, from the coding sequence GTGACCACGACTATTTTCACCAATGCCAATGTACTCGATACCCGCGCCGGCACGATCCTGCCGGACCACTCGGTTCTAGTCACCGACGGCAAGATCACCGAGGTATCCCAGACGCCCCTGAAGGCCGACGGCGCAAAAGTCATTGACATCAAGGGCCGCTATCTGATGCCGGGGCTTTGCGACGGCCACGTCCATGTCACCGCGATCACGCCGGACTTTCCGATGCTCAAGCGCCTGTCGCCCTTTTATGTAGCGGCGCGCAGCGGCGATTTACTTCGGGACATGCTGATGCGTGGCTTTACCACCGTGCGAGACGCGGGTGGTGCGGATTACGGCCTTTCGCGCGCGGTCGACGAGGACAAGCTAATCGGGCCCCGCGTTCTCTTCTGCGGTCACGCCTTGTCGCAAACCGGCGGCCATGGGGACATGCGCGGCGTCGGCGACCACGATTTGGACCAATGTTTCTGCTGTGCCGGACTTGGTCTCGTTTGCGACGGTATTCCGGAAGTCCGGCGTGCCGCACGTGACGAAATTCGCAAAGGCGCGACGCACATCAAGATCATGGCCTCCGGTGGCGTGTCGTCGCCGACTGACCGGATCGACAGCACGCAATTCGCACTGGATGAAATCGACGCCATCGTTGAAGAGGCCACCGCAGCCAATCTGCACGTCATGGCGCACGCCTATACTGCTCGGGCAATCAACCGCCTGCTGTCACGCGGTGTCAGGACCATCGAGCACGGCAACCTGATGGACGAGCAAAGCTGCGAGGCTTTCTTGAAGTATGGGGCCTTCCTGACCCCGACCCTGGCCACTTACAACGCGTTGGCCAGCGAAGGTGTTGAAGCGGGCATGGCGCCGGAGTTGCAAATGAAGGTCTACGACGTGCTTGACGCTGGCGCCCGCGCCCTGGAGATGGCCCAAAACGCCGGCGTGCGCATGATCTATGGTTCCGATCTGCTGGGCAGCATGCAACGCCACCAGCTCAACGAATTCAATCTTCGCAAGGATGTCGTCCCTGCTGCAGAGCTTATCCGTGCAGCAACCTGCACCGCCGCCGAAGCTTTCCTGCGCGACGGCGAGTTCGGCGTCGTCGAGCAGGGTGCACGCGCCGATCTTCTAGTGGTCGAGAGCAATCCACTAGAGGACGTGACGGTTCTAACCGAGCCGGAAAAGAACCTCACCGCCATCATGAAGGAAGGCAAGTTCTATAAGAACCTGCTGCCTTGA
- a CDS encoding TRAP transporter large permease yields MTNLDIGVAGIVVTLLLIALRVPIGLTLGLVSIVGVAAMTSIRVSWGLISATPFDFVGQWELTAAPMFLLMGYICSTTDMTKGLFSAMRLMLARLPGGLAVSSVAACAFFAAASGSSVATAAAMSRIAVPEMLANCYDKGLATGTIAASGTLGSLIPPSVLLILYGVYAQVSVGQLFMAGFLPGIVSALLYMAMIVVRVRANPSLAGTVQIEVTRAEKIAAFKDIWPLPVLILSVLGGIFTGIFSPTEAGAIGAFVAAVIAYSRGALTREAIKSALINTANSTSSIFIILIGSVFFTRFLALSGVPVAFSELILGVSDQIWWILLAVTVIYVILGMFIDSIGLLLLTLPLILPLVDGAGFDLVWFGIIVIKLLEIGLVTPPIGLNVYVIKGALGNLVTLQEVFKGVTWFVVMDLVALLLIIIFPAMSLFLPTLAYR; encoded by the coding sequence ATGACTAATCTGGACATCGGCGTCGCAGGCATTGTCGTTACGCTTCTGCTCATAGCTCTGCGGGTGCCCATCGGGCTTACGCTTGGCCTCGTCTCCATCGTCGGCGTTGCGGCGATGACCTCGATACGCGTGTCCTGGGGTTTGATTTCGGCAACGCCGTTTGATTTCGTTGGGCAATGGGAGCTAACGGCAGCGCCGATGTTCCTCCTGATGGGGTACATCTGCTCCACAACGGATATGACCAAGGGTTTGTTCTCGGCGATGCGCCTGATGTTGGCGCGGCTTCCGGGCGGCCTCGCCGTATCCAGCGTCGCTGCCTGCGCGTTTTTTGCTGCGGCCTCTGGCTCCAGCGTCGCCACGGCGGCGGCAATGTCCCGTATTGCAGTCCCTGAAATGCTCGCCAACTGCTATGACAAAGGACTTGCAACCGGCACCATTGCCGCGTCCGGCACCCTTGGGTCTTTGATTCCACCAAGCGTTTTGCTGATTCTCTACGGTGTCTATGCCCAGGTTTCCGTCGGTCAGCTTTTCATGGCCGGGTTCTTGCCGGGCATTGTGTCGGCGTTGCTTTACATGGCGATGATCGTTGTCCGCGTGCGCGCTAATCCGAGCCTTGCCGGCACCGTTCAGATCGAGGTGACCCGCGCTGAAAAAATCGCGGCCTTCAAGGATATCTGGCCATTGCCAGTCCTTATCCTTTCCGTGCTGGGTGGCATTTTCACCGGTATCTTTTCCCCTACTGAGGCTGGCGCCATCGGTGCTTTCGTGGCGGCCGTCATCGCCTACAGCCGTGGAGCATTGACGCGCGAGGCCATCAAGAGCGCCCTGATCAATACCGCGAACAGCACCTCCAGCATCTTCATCATTCTCATCGGCTCTGTCTTTTTCACGCGCTTCCTTGCGCTTAGCGGCGTGCCGGTAGCCTTCTCCGAGTTGATCCTGGGGGTCAGTGATCAGATCTGGTGGATCCTGCTGGCGGTCACGGTGATTTACGTGATCCTGGGCATGTTCATCGATTCGATCGGTTTGCTGCTTTTGACTTTGCCGCTGATCCTGCCGCTGGTGGACGGTGCCGGATTTGATCTCGTCTGGTTCGGAATCATTGTCATCAAGCTTCTCGAAATCGGGCTGGTTACGCCGCCAATCGGATTGAACGTTTACGTCATCAAGGGGGCGTTGGGGAACCTCGTCACCCTGCAAGAGGTCTTCAAGGGCGTGACCTGGTTCGTGGTCATGGACCTCGTTGCCCTGCTCCTCATCATCATTTTCCCAGCCATGTCGCTGTTCTTGCCAACGCTGGCTTACCGCTGA
- a CDS encoding TetR/AcrR family transcriptional regulator, whose translation MQVRRTQAERSRKTQRKILDVTLTCLLEQGLRDTSTVDVAHRAGVSRGALLHHYPSKDLLLKEALRHLLRDEIREVRQMAEGVDSGEIDFDAFLANLWERFSGPMYMITLEFVTAARTDPVIKAALVPVALEYNASLDEIWEQLLLRSSSEPRDRRLALNVTLCFLRGMGTQSVWRDDPQLFHDMLDFWKQTLETAGILKNKDQKG comes from the coding sequence ATGCAGGTTCGACGCACACAGGCAGAGCGATCGCGCAAAACGCAGCGTAAAATTCTGGATGTGACGCTAACCTGCTTGCTGGAACAAGGTTTGCGGGATACCTCAACCGTCGACGTTGCCCACCGGGCCGGCGTTTCCCGGGGCGCATTGCTGCACCACTATCCGAGCAAGGATCTGCTTCTCAAAGAAGCGCTGAGGCACCTGCTGCGCGATGAAATCCGCGAAGTCCGCCAGATGGCGGAGGGCGTGGACAGCGGTGAGATCGACTTCGATGCGTTTCTCGCAAATCTGTGGGAGCGCTTCTCAGGTCCGATGTACATGATCACGCTGGAGTTCGTGACCGCTGCGCGCACCGACCCCGTAATCAAGGCGGCTCTTGTGCCCGTGGCGCTGGAATACAACGCCTCGCTCGACGAGATCTGGGAACAGTTGTTGCTTCGCTCGTCCAGCGAACCGCGCGACAGGCGACTGGCGCTGAACGTGACGCTCTGTTTTTTGCGCGGCATGGGCACACAATCGGTTTGGCGCGACGACCCACAACTTTTTCATGACATGTTGGATTTCTGGAAACAGACACTGGAAACCGCAGGCATCCTAAAAAACAAAGATCAGAAAGGCTGA